Proteins encoded within one genomic window of Panicum virgatum strain AP13 chromosome 1N, P.virgatum_v5, whole genome shotgun sequence:
- the LOC120655793 gene encoding F-box/LRR-repeat protein At3g26922-like, with translation MDAAPPGQRPRLPLPGAAADVLESLPPELLNAILSRLPLRDAVRTSALARAWRRRWQSVPSLKFEWDERANPGAVTCVLQRYSYPVREFRHSAVREASFRDSDRWLRLLELKGVQILHLDFRRSHRGLVVHTLDSSIFSCRELTSLYLRGCDVPTTPPGFAGLPNLTSLRLSNVGFPEGARELQLLIATSPMLEALSLTLLRLPYSDDGNGHWVIQAPKLRFFHIADILYHGWMISDLPSLEEARIECPFDHDFVKHMAGLARARSLHLEIEVGDDNILEGLSCTFNDLKCLTLDTSLSLLSSVLSVFCLLRNAPKLENLYFEVNDISSEHDEVDIDFLNAQWTGDMLSKLICINVVGMICTLSEMNFIKFVLSKARRLEEFHVCIDEDCSKSNEAVVTELVKYRRASPRAKVFFERMSDG, from the exons ATGGatgccgcgccgccggggcagAGGCCGCGTCTTCCGttgccgggcgcggcggcggatgtCCTGGAATCCCTCCCTCCGGAGCTCCTCAACGCCATCCTCTCCCGCCTTCCCCTCCGCGACGCCGTCCGCACCTCAGCCCTCGCCCGcgcctggcgccgccgctggcagtCCGTCCCCTCCCTCAAGTTTGAATGGGACGAGAGAGCGAACCCCGGCGCAGTCACCTGCGTCCTCCAGCGCTACTCATACCCCGTCCGCGAGTTCCGCCACTCAGCCGTCAGGGAGGCGTCGTTCCGCGATTCCGACCGCTGGCTCCGCCTCTTGGAGCTTAAGGGGGTCCAAATCCTCCATCTTGATTTCCGCCGGTCACATAGAGGTTTGGTCGTCCACACGCTGGATTCCAGCATCTTCTCCTGCCGCGAGCTCACATCTCTCTATCTTCGAGGCTGTGATGTCCCAACCACGCCCCCAGGCTTCGCAGGGCTCCCAAATCTAACCTCTCTACGCCTAAGCAATGTCGGCTTTCCAGAAGGCGCGAGGGAGTTGCAGTTGTTAATTGCTACATCCCCAATGCTTGAAGCACTGTCTCTAACACTGTTGCGGCTTCCTTATAGTGATGACGGGAATGGTCATTGGGTTATTCAGGCTCCCAAACTTCGTTTCTTTCATATAGCTGACATTTTGTATCATGGGTGGATGATTAGTGATCTCCCATCCCTTGAGGAAGCCCGTATCGAGTGTCCCTTTGACCATGATTTCGTCAAGCATATGGCAGGGTTGGCTCGGGCCAGGTCCCTCCACCTGGAAATAGAG GTAGGAGATGATAACATTCTGGAGGGACTCTCCTGCACCTTCAATGATCTGAAGTGTTTAACACTGGATACAAGCCTGAGCCTATTGTCTAGTGTTTTATCTGTATTCTGTCTGCTGAGGAATGCTCCGAAACTTGAAAATTTGTATTTTGAG GTCAATGATATATCTTCTGAGCATGATGAAGTTGACATTGACTTTCTGAATGCACAATGGACTGGTGATATGCTCTCCAAACTCATATGTATTAATGTGGTTGGTATGATTTGCACGCTAAGTGAGATGAATTTTATCAAGTTTGTATTGTCCAAGGCAAGACGGCTTGAAGAATTCCATGTCTGTATTGATGAAGATTGTTCAAAATCTAATGAAGCTGTGGTTACAGAGTTGGTAAAATATAGGAGAGCTTCTCCACGAGCCAAGGTCTTCTTTGAACGCATGTCAGATGGTTAA